A genomic window from Populus nigra chromosome 7, ddPopNigr1.1, whole genome shotgun sequence includes:
- the LOC133698229 gene encoding auxin-responsive protein SAUR63-like yields MISAKKLIRLARKWQKLAAIRRKRLTLPQTISSLESDDRSTSSTAEKGHFVVYTTDKKRFVLPLNYLNNEIVRELFNLAEEEFGLTSDGPITLPCDATFMEYAIILIQQNVAKDIEKALLVAIASNRCSSSLHLHHDVRHHQLSICSF; encoded by the coding sequence ATGATCAGTGCTAAGAAGCTCATCAGATTAGCAAGAAAATGGCAGAAACTGGCTGCCATTAGGCGAAAAAGGCTCACTCTGCCGCAAACCATTAGCAGTCTAGAATCAGATGACCGCAGCACATCATCAACAGCAGAAAAGGGTCACTTTGTTGTGTACACTACCGACAAGAAACGCTTTGTGCTTCCCTTGAATTACCTTAACAACGAAATTGTTAGAGAGCTATTCAATCTAGCAGAAGAAGAGTTTGGATTAACAAGCGATGGACCTATCACATTGCCATGTGATGCTACCTTCATGGAATATGCAATCATCTTGATCCAGCAGAATGTGGCTAAAGATATAGAGAAAGCATTACTGGTCGCCATAGCTAGCAACCGATGTTCATCATCTTTACATCTTCATCATGATGTTAGACATCACCAATTGTCAATTTGTAGCTTCTGA